In Antennarius striatus isolate MH-2024 chromosome 8, ASM4005453v1, whole genome shotgun sequence, a single window of DNA contains:
- the LOC137600390 gene encoding uncharacterized protein isoform X4, protein MQVVRRSLWIYIFLFTLHWGQIPASASSLTLPAPELDIYLRSEDLVGLVCRAPEGHHGVEFMLYQNRTKVDSQELQSGAGEARFTVRVKKSVQLEPFCCLYKNQEGYYSAFSPYFQLEHQTDAAPSPSTPFLLPPVLSVQPAADAVKRGDVLSFSCSLPSLLDQSEPQSSYSNKPVNYLLLWTATSATGVTSIVLQPQASQIANPEPQPGVFTVGPVKDGEEGEYTCLYQITKNRSLFNSTVSNSIQITITGALPVPTLVFQRQTEVWHLLCTGSPAYPGAVFSLYLTDNEFPVATHHAIHHQGPQLSHRQLKQQLKKRKKRQDTKFWTHVHNKDHIVDLPLRHISETSQEWTSMETTDTPGRFPLQNTLSTFTTPIHPIY, encoded by the exons ATGCAGGTTGTCAGACGGTCACTTTGGatatacatttttctttttacactaCACTGGG gacAAATACCAGCTTCCGCTTCCTCTCTCACTCTTCCTGCACCTGAACTTGACATCTATTTGAGGTCAGAAGATTTAGTTGGTTTGGTCTGTCGGGCCCCTGAGGGCCACCATGGAGTTGAGTTCATGTTGTACCAGAACAGGACCAAG GTGGACTCTCAGGAGCTGCAGTCTGGTGCTGGGGAGGCCCGCTTCACTGTGAGGGTAAAGAAGTCCGTCCAACTTGAACCCTTCTGCTGCCTGTACAAGAACCAGGAAGGTTATTATAGTGCCTTCAGTCCATATTTTCAGCTGGAGCACCAAACAG ATGCCGCCCCCAGTCCTTCCACaccttttctccttcctcctgtctTGTCGGTGCAACCTGCCGCTGATGCGGTGAAACGTGGGGATGTGTTATCCTTCAGCTGCTCACTCCCCTCCCTCCTGGACCAGTCTGAGCCCCAGTCTAGCTACAGCAACAAACCAGTAAACTACCTTTTGCTATGGACAGCTACCAGCGCTACCGGAGTAACATCTATTGTCCTACAGCCTCAGGCCAGTCAGATAGCGAACCCTGAACCCCAGCCGGGAGTCTTCACTGTGGGGCCAGTgaaggatggagaggagggCGAGTACACCTGCCTCTACCAAATCACCAAAAATAGGAGCTTGTTTAATTCAACAGTCAGCAACAGCATTCAAATCACCATTACAG GTGCGTTGCCTGTACCCACCCTTGTTTTCCAGCGACAGACAGAAGTGTGGCATTTGCTATGCACAGGGTCTCCTGCATACCCTGGAGCTGTGTTCTCCCTCTACCTGACTGATAATGAGTTTCCTGTTGCCACTCACCATGCGATCCACCATCAG ggacCCCAACTCAGCCATCGCCAG ttaaagcagcagctgaagaaaagaaaaaaa AGGCAGGATACGAAGTTCTGGACTCACGTTCATAATAAGGACCATATTGTAG aCCTTCCACTTAGGCACATAAGTGAGACCTCTCAA gAATGGACCAGTATGGAAACGACAGACACACCTGGCCGGTTTCCATTACAGAACACACTGTCCACATTCACAACCCCGATCCATCCCATCTACTGA
- the LOC137600390 gene encoding uncharacterized protein isoform X1: MQVVRRSLWIYIFLFTLHWGQIPASASSLTLPAPELDIYLRSEDLVGLVCRAPEGHHGVEFMLYQNRTKVDSQELQSGAGEARFTVRVKKSVQLEPFCCLYKNQEGYYSAFSPYFQLEHQTDAAPSPSTPFLLPPVLSVQPAADAVKRGDVLSFSCSLPSLLDQSEPQSSYSNKPVNYLLLWTATSATGVTSIVLQPQASQIANPEPQPGVFTVGPVKDGEEGEYTCLYQITKNRSLFNSTVSNSIQITITGALPVPTLVFQRQTEVWHLLCTGSPAYPGAVFSLYLTDNEFPVATHHAIHHQVSFPVPVQDTPEALYQCQYSVLLGRNWRTSERSLPLAVTAGTPTQPSPEEPGADWPLILGTFSAVVVFLCSVVIISVTVLRKVKAAAEEKKKRQDTKFWTHVHNKDHIVDLPLRHISETSQEWTSMETTDTPGRFPLQNTLSTFTTPIHPIY; the protein is encoded by the exons ATGCAGGTTGTCAGACGGTCACTTTGGatatacatttttctttttacactaCACTGGG gacAAATACCAGCTTCCGCTTCCTCTCTCACTCTTCCTGCACCTGAACTTGACATCTATTTGAGGTCAGAAGATTTAGTTGGTTTGGTCTGTCGGGCCCCTGAGGGCCACCATGGAGTTGAGTTCATGTTGTACCAGAACAGGACCAAG GTGGACTCTCAGGAGCTGCAGTCTGGTGCTGGGGAGGCCCGCTTCACTGTGAGGGTAAAGAAGTCCGTCCAACTTGAACCCTTCTGCTGCCTGTACAAGAACCAGGAAGGTTATTATAGTGCCTTCAGTCCATATTTTCAGCTGGAGCACCAAACAG ATGCCGCCCCCAGTCCTTCCACaccttttctccttcctcctgtctTGTCGGTGCAACCTGCCGCTGATGCGGTGAAACGTGGGGATGTGTTATCCTTCAGCTGCTCACTCCCCTCCCTCCTGGACCAGTCTGAGCCCCAGTCTAGCTACAGCAACAAACCAGTAAACTACCTTTTGCTATGGACAGCTACCAGCGCTACCGGAGTAACATCTATTGTCCTACAGCCTCAGGCCAGTCAGATAGCGAACCCTGAACCCCAGCCGGGAGTCTTCACTGTGGGGCCAGTgaaggatggagaggagggCGAGTACACCTGCCTCTACCAAATCACCAAAAATAGGAGCTTGTTTAATTCAACAGTCAGCAACAGCATTCAAATCACCATTACAG GTGCGTTGCCTGTACCCACCCTTGTTTTCCAGCGACAGACAGAAGTGTGGCATTTGCTATGCACAGGGTCTCCTGCATACCCTGGAGCTGTGTTCTCCCTCTACCTGACTGATAATGAGTTTCCTGTTGCCACTCACCATGCGATCCACCATCAGGTCAGTTTCCCAGTCCCGGTCCAGGACACTCCAGAGGCTTTGTACCAGTGCCAATACAGTGTCCTTTTGGGAAGGAATTGGAGAACGTCTGAGCGTAGTCTCCCTCTAGCTGTAACCGCAG ggacCCCAACTCAGCCATCGCCAG AAGAGCCTGGAGCGGACTGGCCTCTGATACTGGGTACTTTCTCTGCTGTGGTAGTGTTCCTCTGTTCGGTGGTGATTATATCTGTGACTGTACTAAGAAAAG ttaaagcagcagctgaagaaaagaaaaaaag GCAGGATACGAAGTTCTGGACTCACGTTCATAATAAGGACCATATTGTAG aCCTTCCACTTAGGCACATAAGTGAGACCTCTCAA gAATGGACCAGTATGGAAACGACAGACACACCTGGCCGGTTTCCATTACAGAACACACTGTCCACATTCACAACCCCGATCCATCCCATCTACTGA
- the LOC137600390 gene encoding uncharacterized protein isoform X2 codes for MQVVRRSLWIYIFLFTLHWGQIPASASSLTLPAPELDIYLRSEDLVGLVCRAPEGHHGVEFMLYQNRTKVDSQELQSGAGEARFTVRVKKSVQLEPFCCLYKNQEDAAPSPSTPFLLPPVLSVQPAADAVKRGDVLSFSCSLPSLLDQSEPQSSYSNKPVNYLLLWTATSATGVTSIVLQPQASQIANPEPQPGVFTVGPVKDGEEGEYTCLYQITKNRSLFNSTVSNSIQITITGALPVPTLVFQRQTEVWHLLCTGSPAYPGAVFSLYLTDNEFPVATHHAIHHQVSFPVPVQDTPEALYQCQYSVLLGRNWRTSERSLPLAVTAGTPTQPSPEEPGADWPLILGTFSAVVVFLCSVVIISVTVLRKVKAAAEEKKKRQDTKFWTHVHNKDHIVDLPLRHISETSQEWTSMETTDTPGRFPLQNTLSTFTTPIHPIY; via the exons ATGCAGGTTGTCAGACGGTCACTTTGGatatacatttttctttttacactaCACTGGG gacAAATACCAGCTTCCGCTTCCTCTCTCACTCTTCCTGCACCTGAACTTGACATCTATTTGAGGTCAGAAGATTTAGTTGGTTTGGTCTGTCGGGCCCCTGAGGGCCACCATGGAGTTGAGTTCATGTTGTACCAGAACAGGACCAAG GTGGACTCTCAGGAGCTGCAGTCTGGTGCTGGGGAGGCCCGCTTCACTGTGAGGGTAAAGAAGTCCGTCCAACTTGAACCCTTCTGCTGCCTGTACAAGAACCAGGAAG ATGCCGCCCCCAGTCCTTCCACaccttttctccttcctcctgtctTGTCGGTGCAACCTGCCGCTGATGCGGTGAAACGTGGGGATGTGTTATCCTTCAGCTGCTCACTCCCCTCCCTCCTGGACCAGTCTGAGCCCCAGTCTAGCTACAGCAACAAACCAGTAAACTACCTTTTGCTATGGACAGCTACCAGCGCTACCGGAGTAACATCTATTGTCCTACAGCCTCAGGCCAGTCAGATAGCGAACCCTGAACCCCAGCCGGGAGTCTTCACTGTGGGGCCAGTgaaggatggagaggagggCGAGTACACCTGCCTCTACCAAATCACCAAAAATAGGAGCTTGTTTAATTCAACAGTCAGCAACAGCATTCAAATCACCATTACAG GTGCGTTGCCTGTACCCACCCTTGTTTTCCAGCGACAGACAGAAGTGTGGCATTTGCTATGCACAGGGTCTCCTGCATACCCTGGAGCTGTGTTCTCCCTCTACCTGACTGATAATGAGTTTCCTGTTGCCACTCACCATGCGATCCACCATCAGGTCAGTTTCCCAGTCCCGGTCCAGGACACTCCAGAGGCTTTGTACCAGTGCCAATACAGTGTCCTTTTGGGAAGGAATTGGAGAACGTCTGAGCGTAGTCTCCCTCTAGCTGTAACCGCAG ggacCCCAACTCAGCCATCGCCAG AAGAGCCTGGAGCGGACTGGCCTCTGATACTGGGTACTTTCTCTGCTGTGGTAGTGTTCCTCTGTTCGGTGGTGATTATATCTGTGACTGTACTAAGAAAAG ttaaagcagcagctgaagaaaagaaaaaaag GCAGGATACGAAGTTCTGGACTCACGTTCATAATAAGGACCATATTGTAG aCCTTCCACTTAGGCACATAAGTGAGACCTCTCAA gAATGGACCAGTATGGAAACGACAGACACACCTGGCCGGTTTCCATTACAGAACACACTGTCCACATTCACAACCCCGATCCATCCCATCTACTGA
- the LOC137600390 gene encoding uncharacterized protein isoform X3: protein MQVVRRSLWIYIFLFTLHWGQIPASASSLTLPAPELDIYLRSEDLVGLVCRAPEGHHGVEFMLYQNRTKVDSQELQSGAGEARFTVRVKKSVQLEPFCCLYKNQEGYYSAFSPYFQLEHQTDAAPSPSTPFLLPPVLSVQPAADAVKRGDVLSFSCSLPSLLDQSEPQSSYSNKPVNYLLLWTATSATGVTSIVLQPQASQIANPEPQPGVFTVGPVKDGEEGEYTCLYQITKNRSLFNSTVSNSIQITITGALPVPTLVFQRQTEVWHLLCTGSPAYPGAVFSLYLTDNEFPVATHHAIHHQVSFPVPVQDTPEALYQCQYSVLLGRNWRTSERSLPLAVTAGTPTQPSPVKAAAEEKKKRQDTKFWTHVHNKDHIVDLPLRHISETSQEWTSMETTDTPGRFPLQNTLSTFTTPIHPIY, encoded by the exons ATGCAGGTTGTCAGACGGTCACTTTGGatatacatttttctttttacactaCACTGGG gacAAATACCAGCTTCCGCTTCCTCTCTCACTCTTCCTGCACCTGAACTTGACATCTATTTGAGGTCAGAAGATTTAGTTGGTTTGGTCTGTCGGGCCCCTGAGGGCCACCATGGAGTTGAGTTCATGTTGTACCAGAACAGGACCAAG GTGGACTCTCAGGAGCTGCAGTCTGGTGCTGGGGAGGCCCGCTTCACTGTGAGGGTAAAGAAGTCCGTCCAACTTGAACCCTTCTGCTGCCTGTACAAGAACCAGGAAGGTTATTATAGTGCCTTCAGTCCATATTTTCAGCTGGAGCACCAAACAG ATGCCGCCCCCAGTCCTTCCACaccttttctccttcctcctgtctTGTCGGTGCAACCTGCCGCTGATGCGGTGAAACGTGGGGATGTGTTATCCTTCAGCTGCTCACTCCCCTCCCTCCTGGACCAGTCTGAGCCCCAGTCTAGCTACAGCAACAAACCAGTAAACTACCTTTTGCTATGGACAGCTACCAGCGCTACCGGAGTAACATCTATTGTCCTACAGCCTCAGGCCAGTCAGATAGCGAACCCTGAACCCCAGCCGGGAGTCTTCACTGTGGGGCCAGTgaaggatggagaggagggCGAGTACACCTGCCTCTACCAAATCACCAAAAATAGGAGCTTGTTTAATTCAACAGTCAGCAACAGCATTCAAATCACCATTACAG GTGCGTTGCCTGTACCCACCCTTGTTTTCCAGCGACAGACAGAAGTGTGGCATTTGCTATGCACAGGGTCTCCTGCATACCCTGGAGCTGTGTTCTCCCTCTACCTGACTGATAATGAGTTTCCTGTTGCCACTCACCATGCGATCCACCATCAGGTCAGTTTCCCAGTCCCGGTCCAGGACACTCCAGAGGCTTTGTACCAGTGCCAATACAGTGTCCTTTTGGGAAGGAATTGGAGAACGTCTGAGCGTAGTCTCCCTCTAGCTGTAACCGCAG ggacCCCAACTCAGCCATCGCCAG ttaaagcagcagctgaagaaaagaaaaaaag GCAGGATACGAAGTTCTGGACTCACGTTCATAATAAGGACCATATTGTAG aCCTTCCACTTAGGCACATAAGTGAGACCTCTCAA gAATGGACCAGTATGGAAACGACAGACACACCTGGCCGGTTTCCATTACAGAACACACTGTCCACATTCACAACCCCGATCCATCCCATCTACTGA